GGGGATGATCTTTTTCCCGTCCTTTTGTGCCCTGCGGTAAAAATATTCATCGAGCCCATACTGGGGGAGGAAGCCCAACCGTTCAAGATCGGTGACGGTCAGGGTCAGGGCACAGAGCCAGGGGCGGAGCGGCTGGATTGATTCCGTCTTGATGTTGAGTGAAAGCGTTTTGGCCGTGAGGCGCTGCCAGGTTTCCGGTGAAAGCTGCTGCTGCAGGGTCTGACCAGCCGGCAGTTTGCCGTAGGAAAGAATTTTCTGCTGCATGGGCGGGGTGTCCATTTCGTCCAGGTCCGCCTCAAAAACCACTGCCCCGGATGCGGCGTAAACCTCTTCAATAAAAGGCGGCAGGGGATAGGACTCTTTTTTCAGGACATGGAGGGAGCCGAGCAGATACAGGGTGTGGTCCGCCGCCCGCACCTGCCACAAGCTGTTTTTCGCCTGGCAGGCGCTTGTCCAGAGGAGCAGGGTGATCAGGCCGGACAGGAAAAAAAGTCGGTGCAAGGCGCGGTTTTTCATGAGAAGCCTCCGGTTTGGGGTGGTTGCCAGCAATGGGTGTTGAAGACGGTTCCCATTAATTCACCGTATCCCTCGATGCTGTGGGTTTTCTGGATTTTTTTCAGTAACTTCCCGCCATCGCTGAAAGACCCGGCAAGATAAAGCCAGATGCCTTTCATGTGGCCGAGAATGTGGCCCGGGCCCGACTGTTTTTCGTTGAAATGTGCAAAAAGTGCGTCATGGTAGGCAATAATACGGGCCAGGGGATCATCCGGCAGTGCAATTCCCTTGATCCGGGCCGGGAGAAAGGGGTTGGCCAGGGCGCCGCGACCGATCATCCAGGCCGAGATCCGGGGAAAGCGCTCGGTCAGGCCTTGAAAATCGGCCAGGCAGGTGATGTCGCCGTTATAAACCACCGGATGGCGGCACTGTTCCAGGCAACGGCCAAAGGTGTCGAGATCAACCGTGCCTCGGTACATCTGAGTGCCGGTGCGCGGGTGAATAATCACCTCGCGTAAGGGGTAGCGGTTGAAAACCGGCAGCAGATCGAAAATTTCGTTCGGATCCCTGCGGCCGAGCCGGGTTTTGATGGAAATTGCCGCCGGCAGGCAGTGCACTTTTTCCAGAAAGGCATCGATTTTGTCCGGATAGGGGAGCAGGCCGGAGCCCCGCATCTTGTTTGCCACCATGGGCCAGGGGCAGCCCAGGTTCCAGTTCAGCGTGGTGTAGCCGAGATCGCAAAGGATGCGGGCCACGGAAATAAAGTTGTCCGGATTTTTGGAGAGAATCTGCGGCACCACAGGCAGTGCCTGGTTGTTTTCCGGCAGGAGGTCGCGCAGATGGGTTGGTTTGATTTTGTTGCCCTGGTAGGTGTTGATAAAGGGGGCCACCGCCAGGTCAAAACCTGAGAAAAAACGGGTGAACAGGGTGCGGAAGGGCGCCTCGGTAATGCCCCGCAGGGGAGCGAGAAGAAGGGTCGGGGTCATGGCGTCTGCTGCTGCGGCAAGGCGGCCTGCCGGTCGTATTCGCTGATAATGTCGGCGGTGATGTTGAAACTGCCGTCATGGTAGAATATGCTGCCGGCATTTTTGTTGATGACGTGGGTAAAGCCGTGCTTGCGGGCATAGGCCTCCACCACTGCCCGGATTTCAACAATGACGGCGCTGATGATTGTCTCTTCCGCCTGGTTCATGTTTTCCCGGCCGGATCGGCGCAGATCCTCGTATTTTTGCCGGGCCGCCCGGCCCCGCTGTGACTCGTTGATCACCTGCTGGATATCGATAACCGCGACAAGCTGCCTGGGGCGTACCTGGTCGACCGTTTTTTTTGCAGGCAGTTTGCTTTCTTTCATCGGCACGGGGGCAATGGTTTTTGCCGGGACCGGCGGCAAGGATGGTTCCGGGGGCGGATCTTCGGCCGGGGGCAGATGGATCCAGCCGCTCTGTCCGCTGTTGGGAAGCTCAACCCTGGTCCATTCCCCCACCTGGTAGATGATCCTGACCTTTGTTCCTTTGCGCAGGGCGTTCATGATTGCAAAGGAAGCGCCGGGACCCTTGCGCAGATTGGCGTCCTCGGTGAGCACCAGTTCTTCTTGAGCGGAGATAGTCTCCTGTTCCGCATGGAGAAAGCCGGGCGGGAATATAAATAAAAGGAAGAAAAATACGAGTATCAGTGAGCGCATGGGAGTGAAAAGTAATGTTTGCGATGTATGTGTCATGTTTTTAGCGAGGGAGGAATCGGGAGCCGGAAGAGAGAATCTGGAAGAGCTGCTTTTTCGCTGTTCGTCCGGATTCTGACTTCTGTCTTCCCAGGTTTTTACAATGCCGCCGACCCCGGGGTGCGGGGAAAGGCGATGACGTCGCGGATGTTGCTCATGCCGGTGACGAACTGCACGAGCCGCTCGAAGCCAAGTCCGAAACCGGCATGGGGCACCGTGCCGTAGCGGCGGAGATCAAGATACCACTGGTAGTTGCCGGGATCGACGCCGCTCGCTTCCATGCGCTGCAATAGCCGGTCGAAGCGCTCTTCGCGCTGGCTGCCGCCGATGATCTCGCCGATGCCGGGAAAAAGGATGTCCATGGCGGCAACGGTTCTGTTGTCGTCGTTTTCCCGCATGTAAAACGGTTTAATGGTTTTCGGGTAATCAATGACGATAACCGGCCTTTGGAAGAGTTTTTCCGCCAGGTAGCGTTCATGTTCCGATTGCAGGTCAACGCCCCAGCGCACCGGAAAGGAGAAGGTCTCGCCGGATTTTTCCAGGGCGTGGACCGCGTCGGTGTAGGTGATGCGGCTAAAGTCGTTTTTGAGCACAGCATCAAGGCGGTTGTTCAGATCCTTGTCGACAAAGCGGGCAAAGAGATCAAGGTCATCGGCGCAGTTTTCCCGGCAGTCCCGGATGAGAAATTTCAGCATCTGCTCGGCCAGATCCATGTCGCCGTGCAGGTCGCAGAAGGCCATTTCCGGTTCCACCATCCAGAATTCGGCGAGATGACGGCTGGTGTTGGAGTTTTCCGCGCGAAAGGTGGGGCCGAAGGTATAGACATTGCCGAGCGCCAGGGCATAGGCCTCCGCCTCAAGCTGGCCGCTTACCGTCAGGCCGGCGGGCCGGCCGAAAAAATCCCGGCTGTAATCAACCGCACTGCCGCTTCGGGCCAGGGTGTCCAGGTCAAGGGCGGTGACGGTGAACATCTCGCCCGCCCCTTCGCAGTCACTGGTGGTGATGACCGGGGTATGGATCTGGAAAAAGCCGCGTTCCTGGAAAAAATGGTGAATGGCCCAGGACAGCCTGCTGCGGACCCGGGCAACGGCTCCCAGGCTGTTGGTGCGGCCGCGCAGGTGGGCGATGGAACGCAGGAATTCGAAGCTGTGGCGTTTTTTCTGGAGTGGATAGTCCTCCGGCGGCGCCCAGCCGAGCACCGTTATCTCCCCGGCATGCAGTTCGATTTCCTGCCCCTTGGCGGGCGATGGGACCAGTTCACCCCGCGCCCTGATGGAGCAGCCGGTGGTAAGCCGGGCAATATCGGTGCCGTAGTTGGCCAGGGAGTCGGCTGCCAGCACCTGGAGTCCGGCCAGGCATGAGCCGTCCGTCACGTCGAGAAATGAGAGGCCTTTGGAGTCCCGGCGAGATTTTATCCAGCCCTGCACCGTGATTTCACGGTTGACCGGTTTTTCAGCAAGCAGTGTTTTGATGCGGTAGGTGGTTTCCATTTTTTGCAATACCAAGATTTTCCATGTAAACTAAGCCGGTGTAAAAAATATCTGGAACATTACGGGAGTGTGAGCGGCATAAAGGGCCGTGTCCGGAATTGCCGGAGATGCAATGGGTTTTCGCAACGGACCTTGCCTGGCTTTGTCTCCCTACTTTACTCATTTTTGATGGTTTTTCACAGGAGAATAGCAAATGGAGAAGTTGAAAAGACTTGCGCCCGAGCGCACCGGCCTGCTTGTTGTTGATATTCAGGAGAGAATGATGCGGGTGATTCCCGCCAAAGACGAGGTGGTGAGAAACAGCGTCCTCTTGCTGAAGGCTGCGCATATCATGAAAATGCCGGTTATCGCCACCACCCAGTATGCCGCCCGCATCGGTGAGCTGCTGCCGGAGATCACGGCGGAAACCGGCGGAATTGAGCCGCTCGACAAGCTTGAGTTCGGTTGTTTCGGCAATGAGACGATTCGTGAGCGGATCAGGGCCCATGCGCAGATTGACACATGGATCGCCTGCGGGGTGGAAACCCATATCTGCATGTACCAGACAGTGCTGGGTGGCCTGCGGGATGGATACACCATGTGGATTGCCGCGGACGCGGTGAATTCGCGGACCGAAAAAAACTACCTGACCGGACTTGAGCGGATCAGGCAAATCGGCGGGGTGGTGGGCAATACGGAAATGATTATTTACGAACTGCTCGGCAAGGCCGGTACCCCGGCATTTAAGGAAATTCTGCCGTTTATCAAGTAATTGTGATGGACAAACTCGTAAGTGTCTTTTTTTGCGTTTACTTCAATTAATGCGCTGCGGGAAATCTTTGCCCTTCTGTTATTCTTGCCTTTTTTTCGGATCGGGAAAATTTTATTTGAGAAAAGCAAATGATTTCCGATAGGTGAGGTTGAAACCACACATTTATGGAAAATCAATGGCAGACATCGGCAAAACAGTCTCCCCTGAGCAATCGTCAATCAAGCGGCAGCAGGCCGCTGCCGTTGACACGGCCGGGGGCGGGCAGGGGGCGGCGGCAAAGTCCCCACGACGGAAAAGGTCGAAAAGGGCGGCGCGGAGAATTCCGGTTTTTTCCCGGGAAGTAAGCTGGGAAAGCGGTATGCGGGTCTATGATGAACAGTCGTTTGAGCGGCTGCGCATGCCCCGTTCCCCCCACTGGTCGGTTGTCTGGTCCGACCTGATGATGACCATGTTCATCCTCTTTGCCGTCCTTTACATTTATCAATCCGCCCACAAGGAGATTCTCCTGGGTGAAGGTCAAGGATTTGATTTCGGGGCAAACGTCGGTTCGGGTGTCATGGGCACGGGAGGCGGCGGCAGTATTGATCCCTTTGGCCGGGGTGGTGACGACGGTCTGACCCGGATCTATGATGTCAGCCGAAAAGCGCTGACCGAGGAGAATCTCGGGGAGTTTGCCAGGGTGGATCTGGCACCGGACAGGACGGTGCGGATCATCCTCACCGGCGACCTGCTTTTTGACAGCGGCAGTGCCGAGATCAGGACCGACGCCTTTGACTCCCTCGACAAGATTGTTCCCCTGGTGGCCCAGACCCCTTACCTGATCAATGTAATCGGCCATACCGATGACATGCCGATTCATACCCCCCTGTTTCCCTCGAATTGGGAGCTTTCCTTGAGCCGGGCAAGCAGGGTTGCCCGTTTTCTCATGGAAAAAACCGGCATTGGCCAGGAGAGGTTTTCCGTAACCGGCCATGCTTCATTTGCGCCGATTGCACCCAATGACAATCCGGTGAACCGGGCGGCCAACCGGCGGGTGGAAATCGTCTTGAGTCGCGAGAAGCCGGGCACGGCGGGAATTGCGGGACAGGTTGATGAAAAATAAGAATATCATCGGCCTCATCTGTTGTGTTTTTGTTTTTCTGTCCGGGTTTCTCTTCCACGGCAACCTGGCCCTTTATTTCAATCTATCCGGCGCCCTGGTGGTTTTGGGCGGCACATTCGGTGCCACCCTGCTGACATATCGCCTGGAAAGGCTGAGGATTGTGTATAAGGTTCTCCTGTCTTCCTACACGGCCCGAAGCAAAACACCGGAAGATATCGTCGAAATTCTGGTCGATCTGTCGGTGAAATCGAAATTCAAGGGCATTCTCTCCTTGCAGGAGGATGAGGAGGAAACCACTCTCCTTTTTCTGCGGCGCGCCCTGGGGCTCCTGGTTGACGGCTATCAAGGCAAGGTGATCCGGGATATCCTGAACACGGAAATGTATTTTTTCAAACTGCGCCGGGAAGACTGCGAACGGGTGATTCGTACCATGGCAGAGCTGTTTCCCTCTTTCGGACTGGTGGGCAGCGTGGTGGGTTTGATCAGCATGCTGGCCGGAGTCGGCGACAGCAAGGTTATCATGGCCACCGTGCCCATTGCCCTTACCTCCACCCTCTATGGGGTGGTGCTCGCCAATTTTTTCTGCGTGCCCTTTGCCGGCAATCTCCGGGAGCGAACCGATCATGAACTGCTGCTGCAAAAGATCATCATGGAAGGAGTGATCGCCATTGAAAGTGAAATGGACCCCCGCAGTCTGGAGAGGAAACTGCATTCGTTTGTCACTCCTTCATCCCGCAATGTGCAGCTTGTTTCCTTGAAAAGGATCCAGGATCGCTTCAATATTCGCTCATAATTACATTCACTTCATGAGCAATATCAATATGTTATTTGGTTTCGCCGGCTCGGCTGTTTTGCCTTTGACCGGGCGGGGCGCGGTCCCGGTAAGAAATTTATCGGTAATTGCTTGATTTTTTAAATGAAATTTTCGTAACATGATGATGACTGTCTCTCTGGAAATGAAAGCTGGAGGATATGTGGACGAGCATGCTGCGGTTGCCGAACGGCGCAAATACGACAGGCTGGAAAAGGAGATTATTTTCCGCTACACCGTTTTTGAGGATCTGGTCAATGCGAGGCTTGATGAGCAGGGACTGATTCTAGATATCGGCGGGGGCGGCATCCGTTTTCTTTCCTCGCGCCAATGGAACAAGGGTGAACAGCTGCTGATGCAGCTTGATTTCAGCGGCTGGCGGATTGACGGCGATGAATGTGTCGCAACATTCGCCGCCGAAGACCGCGGCCGCATGCTGGCGGTCGGCATCGTCATGTGGGCGGCCGAAACGGTTCATGAGGACCAGTTTGAGATCGGCGCCAGGTTTACGGCCAGGGTGCAGCGGTAATTTTACATTTCTTGGGTGAGTCAATCATGGGGTCAAGGATACGAGAAAATGGCGACGAGCAATAAACCGGAAATCTACCTTGAAATTGGCGCCGGGTTTTTCAGAATTCCCACTGCCGAGGCAAATTTCAATATCACCGTCCTGAGCAGCCCGGAAACCTCCGTTACCCGGGTTGTTGAAAAGATTGTTGAAAAGGAAAAAGAACGGGATGCCGGTTTTACGAAAACGGCCATGGAGGCGGTTTCCCAGGGGCTGGCTTCCGGCGGCGGCGAGGATTTCTACCGGGAAATATCAAGCGATATCTACCACGATATCGGCAAACTTGCCAAGAGCCTGAGTTCCACCCTCATGGATATCCCGGCGGAAGACCGTTTGAAGAAGCGCGTCGAGCTTGATGAGGCGGGCGACAAGATCGAAGACGCCAAGAACCAGCTCAAGGATGTGGTGGAAATGACCGAAAGGGCGGCCATGAAGATCATGGACAAGGTTGAGGATGTCCAAAGCCGCACCAATGATGTCAAGGAACTGCTGTTTTCCCTGCGGGATCATCCCGCCTTTGTTATTGACTCGTTGGGGGAGCCGGACGGCGCTGGTGACGAACCATGTTCGATTGGTTCGGATATTGAAGCGCTGCAGGCACGGATCGGTCAGGCCCTTGATCTGGTTGCCGGCATGAAGAGCACCGGCGGAGAGATGCCCCTTCCTCCACCCGAGGCAAAAAAAGAAAAGAAAATCCGCTACCTGTTTGATCTTGATGTGATCTTTCAGACCTTGTACGAGCTCTGTACCAATGAGACCGTCAAGGAGCATATCACCGGCGCCCGGCAGAAGGCGGGGGAGATCTTTGCCCTCGATACCTTCCATGACATAATCTCCGTCAAGGCGGCGAAATACCAGGCGGACAGTGATAATTTTTACACGGTCCCCATGTCTGATGTGTTCTTGGCGCTTTTCAAGGCATGCAAGGACAAAGGGGTCGCCAATCTGCTGAAAAAGATGGATGCCGGCCAGAGCTCGATTTTTCTCGATCAGACGATCCCCCTTGAGGTGCCTCCCACTGAGGAGATCGAGGTTGAGGTGGAAGCCGGTCGGCAGGAACCGCCTGCATCTTCCCCTTCGCCTGCGCCTGATCCCCGCCTGGATGAAATGGAGGAGCTGCTGGCAAAATCCCTGGAGCAGCTGCTGGCATTGCCGGACAAGGCCCGGGGCGGGCAGATGCGTCCAGGTTCAGGTTGCAGCTCCATGACCCTGGAAGATCAGAAGGAAATATTTCAGCGCATAGAAGATGCCTTCGCCATAGCCGCCACCATCAGCGGCGATGTCTCCAAGATTACCGAGGCGCTCAGTTTTCAGGATCTTTCCGGTCAGCAGATCATGAAGATTATCAAGCTGCTCAGCGATTTCCAAGTGCAGTTGCTGGCCTTGGTGGTATCCTTCGGTTCCCAATTGAAACACAAGGAAAAGAACAGGAATATCACGCTGGAAGAGAGCAAAAAGCTTGCCCAGGGCGATGTGGACAATTATATTAACCGCCTGGCAGGCAGCGGAGACGAGGTGAGCGGCGTGCTGGATCAGGATACCGTCAACAGGATGTTGGAAGAAATGGGATTTTAGACAGTGTCTGCGGGTGCATCGTAACGAAAATCCGGCTAAAGAGCCGGATTTTTTATTGGACTATGATAAAAGGACAAAAAAAAAAGACAGCACGAATGCTGCCTTGAAAAGAATGGAGGCGGCGAGCGGATTTGAACCGCTGAATAATGGTTTTGCAGACCACTGCCTTAGCCACTTGGCTACGCCGCCTTTCTTTGTAGCGTTGAGCACCCGATAATAAACAGAGAACATTTTTTTGACAAGTAAAATGTGATCGATTCGTAAAAAGTTATAAGGCGGAGGCGGAAGGAAACAGGGTGCGGGCTGAATGTCTCAACATCTGTTTCCTGCCGCCTTTCTCCCGGTTTTTGGAAAACATGACAACTCTTGAAGCATTACTGAAAAGAAATAAGAACCAGCTTGAACAGTTTGAAGAGCGGTTGACCTATCGTTTCAAGGATGCTGCTTTGCTGCAGCGCGCCTTTGTCCACAGCTCCTATGCCTTTGAACAGGGGCAGGATCTGCCCTGCGATAACGAAACCCTTGAGTTTCTCGGCGATGCGGTGCTGGATCTGGCCGTGGGCTATGGGTTGATTCGCCATTATCCCGCCATGAAAGAGGGGGAGTTGACCCGGCTGCGAGCCGCACTTGTTCAGGAAAGCCATCTGGCCGAAATGGCCAGATCCCTGGCAATGGGAGACCATCTGCTGCTTGGCAAAGGGGAAAACGCCTCGCGGGGCAGGGAAAAACCCTCCATTCTTTCATCCGCCCTTGAAGCGGTGAT
The Desulfobulbaceae bacterium DB1 genome window above contains:
- a CDS encoding asparagine--tRNA ligase, translating into METTYRIKTLLAEKPVNREITVQGWIKSRRDSKGLSFLDVTDGSCLAGLQVLAADSLANYGTDIARLTTGCSIRARGELVPSPAKGQEIELHAGEITVLGWAPPEDYPLQKKRHSFEFLRSIAHLRGRTNSLGAVARVRSRLSWAIHHFFQERGFFQIHTPVITTSDCEGAGEMFTVTALDLDTLARSGSAVDYSRDFFGRPAGLTVSGQLEAEAYALALGNVYTFGPTFRAENSNTSRHLAEFWMVEPEMAFCDLHGDMDLAEQMLKFLIRDCRENCADDLDLFARFVDKDLNNRLDAVLKNDFSRITYTDAVHALEKSGETFSFPVRWGVDLQSEHERYLAEKLFQRPVIVIDYPKTIKPFYMRENDDNRTVAAMDILFPGIGEIIGGSQREERFDRLLQRMEASGVDPGNYQWYLDLRRYGTVPHAGFGLGFERLVQFVTGMSNIRDVIAFPRTPGSAAL
- a CDS encoding isochorismatase, with amino-acid sequence MEKLKRLAPERTGLLVVDIQERMMRVIPAKDEVVRNSVLLLKAAHIMKMPVIATTQYAARIGELLPEITAETGGIEPLDKLEFGCFGNETIRERIRAHAQIDTWIACGVETHICMYQTVLGGLRDGYTMWIAADAVNSRTEKNYLTGLERIRQIGGVVGNTEMIIYELLGKAGTPAFKEILPFIK
- a CDS encoding flagellar motor protein MotA — translated: MKNKNIIGLICCVFVFLSGFLFHGNLALYFNLSGALVVLGGTFGATLLTYRLERLRIVYKVLLSSYTARSKTPEDIVEILVDLSVKSKFKGILSLQEDEEETTLLFLRRALGLLVDGYQGKVIRDILNTEMYFFKLRREDCERVIRTMAELFPSFGLVGSVVGLISMLAGVGDSKVIMATVPIALTSTLYGVVLANFFCVPFAGNLRERTDHELLLQKIIMEGVIAIESEMDPRSLERKLHSFVTPSSRNVQLVSLKRIQDRFNIRS
- a CDS encoding ribonuclease III is translated as MTTLEALLKRNKNQLEQFEERLTYRFKDAALLQRAFVHSSYAFEQGQDLPCDNETLEFLGDAVLDLAVGYGLIRHYPAMKEGELTRLRAALVQESHLAEMARSLAMGDHLLLGKGENASRGREKPSILSSALEAVMGAVFLDGGYDASMEVVEKLFVPCFQGKKGDMYLADSKSRLQEMIQATYNEGPVYVLEKAEGPDHAKLFHVSVRFQERVLATGSARSKKEAEQLAAAEAVRNFDTLGL